The window TCGCCAATATCCCCAATATCCGCTACCAGTGCCCGGGAAGGCACCCTTTCATCCTCTCCAAAGGCCCGGAACCCATTCATTACCAGCATGCCGAAGAGGCGCTCCGATACGCGCAGGAGGCTATTGATGACGGGACCCAGGTGCTCATCTGCGACGAAATCCTCAACACCCTCATCTTCCATCTCCTGAAACAGGAGCAGGTGGAAGATCTGATTCACCGCTGCAAAGGAAAGATAGAGCTGGTCATGACCGGCGCCAGTGCGCCTCGGTCTCTGATTGAACTGGCGGACTATGCCACCGAGTACAAACAGATCAAACACCCCTACTACGAGGGCGCAAGGGCTCGAAGAGGGATTGAATATTAGATCTTCTGTACCGCCAGTAAAGAGATGAGGCTGAAAAAAGCGCCGGCCACAAAGGGAATCCGGTAGTCCACCATCCACAGCATACCGCCCACCGCAGGAAGAAATACGGCGGCGATGTGGTTGATGGTAAACCCCACCGCCATACTCGGGGCGATATCTTTCGGGTCCGCCACCTTCTGGAAATACGTCCGGATGGCAATGGCGAAATTGAAAAAGATGTGGTCCAGGATGTAGAGGGCCGCCACGGTCCACCTCGAGTCCACCACGGCATAGGCCACAAAAATGAAGATCAGGGCCGCATATTCCAGCGACAGGACCTTTCTCTCACCGAATCGGATAATGCTCTTTCCAATCAGAGGACTCAGAAAATAATTGATAAAATTATTGATCACAAAGAGGATGGTCACCTCCCGGACCGTGTAGTGGAACTTCTTGACCAGCAGGAATACCGCAAAGGCCATGAAGATCTGTCGTCTGGCCCCGGCCATGAAGGTCAGAAAATAGAAGAGCCAGTATCGCCTTCGAAATATCATCTTTTTATGTTGCGGAGGAATGTTCTGGTCCGTGGGATTCCGGCTGAAAGCCCAGAGGGCGGCCGCGGTGATGATCCCGCCGATGATCATATAGGTCTGCCTAAAATCGAATACAGCGGCCACCAGGTAGATAAAGATGCCGATCCCGATGTTGGATGCGGCCGCGATGCTCCTCAGTTTTCCGAAGACCCAGGGCGATGTCCCGGTATCAAAATACTGGAGCGTCAGCGACTGGTTGGTGGTCTCGTAATAATGGAACCCGAAGCTCATGATGAGGGTGGTCGCCATGAGCCCTGCATAGGAAGGGAACAGGCCTGTCAACCCCAGGCCGACCCCGAGGAAAAGGATCGACAGGGCGGAGAGGCGGTGCTCTTTGATGACCAGCATGACAAAGACGGCGAGAAGAGTGAGGAACCCGGGGATCTCCCGGACAGACTGTATGGCCCCGACCTGACTCCCTGTAAGGCCCACCTGCTCTACGGCAAAATTGTTGAACAGGGTTATCCAGGCCTGCAGTCCTATGGTTGAGCTGATGGTCAGGACCATCAGGAAACGAAACATCGGGTTCTGTGTGGTCTTATTCATGTCTTACGATTATCTCGCGTCAAACGGTCAGCGGATCAATGTCACGGAAACGTCAGCATCTGGACCTCGGCCATCTCTCCGGCCTTCAACTCCCCCACACCTTCCGGCACCCGGATCAGGGCCTCGGCCCGGGCCTGAGACTGAAGCCGGCTTCTCAGCCGTTGCGGCACGGCCCACCACTCATTCCCCCGTCTTTCAAGGACAGCATGCAAGAATTGGGTCCAGTCAACGGTCCCTCCAACGGTTTCAGCGATACGCATCTGTTTGATCTGAAATGGCGAAGGGGGCCTTCCCCCCATTTGAAGGATCCCGGGGAGCGCGATCTGAAGAAATGCCATCTCATTGGAAGGGGGCCCGCCGGGGAGGCAGAACACCGCCTTTTCCCGGATCATGCCGAAGGCCACCGCCTTGCCCGGCCCCATACGGATCCGGTGGAACATCACCCTGCACCCCATCTCCTCCAGCACCCGGACCGTCAGATCCCGTTCGCTCTTCCATGCCCCGCCGCTGGTCAGAAGGACATCGGCCCATTGGAGCATGGCGGAAAAGGCCTCACGGATCATGTCCGGATCGTCCCTTGCCACATCCGTCTTTGCCTCCGCCCTGAACTGCCGCAACCAGGAATGAAGCGTCACCAGATTGCTGGCGTAAAGCTGGCCCGGCTCGAGAACACGGCCCGGGGCAACCACTTCATCCCCGGTGGCAACGAGGCCCACCCGGGGCATCTGAATAACACGGGCGTGGGAGATACCGCCGGCGGCCAGAAGGCCTGTCAATCCCGGAGTCAGGACCTCTCCTTTGCCCGCCAGGCGCTTGCCAATTGCCACATCCGCCCCTTGAAAAAGCACGTTGCGTCCGGCCGGTGCGTCTCTGAAACAAACGACATGGTCGCCCTCCTCACGGGCATACTCCACCGCGATAACCGCATCGGCCCCCCCCGGGAGCCGGGCGCCGGTCAGGACCTTTAGGGCGGCCCCGGGCTGGATCACCCGATCGGTCACGTCTCCTGCGGTCGAGGTCCCGGCCATCTCGAGCCTCACCGGATGGGATTTTGTCGCCCCTTCAATATCCTTTGAGATAACGGCATACCCATCCCTCAGGGATGCGGTGGCGGAAGGGGAGTCAACAACGGCGAAGAGATCCTCTGCCGCAACCCGGCCGCAGACCTCCTCCACCGGCAGGGTCACCGGCGGCACCTGCTTCACGGTGCCGAGGGTGATGGACAGGGCCTCTTTCAGACCGATGTCAACCGTTTCACCGGCGTGATAATGATGTGCCATAGTCTGATTCCTTTACTGGATGCTGGATACTGGATACTCGATACTGGATTCTGGATTCTGGATACTCGATACTGGATTCTGGATTCTGGATTCTGGTTGAGACCCTCGTTTCCGTCTTCCGGTTCCCTGTTCATCCGGTCGGCGCGAGATGCATTCCAGGGAACGCGCTGATGTCCGGATGCCTGACAAATTTTCGCTGGTTTTTTTAATTTAGGTGATTTCAGGCATTTTTTCTTCTATCCAGACCCTCCCCTTGATGCCTGCCCCTTCACAAAACGAACAAAATGCGTCATAAAAGGGTATGACTATAAGTGAAAACAGGGCCGCAGGCAAGGTCTGGGTTTGCCGATCGCCCTATTCAGGATTCATATGGATACCACACCCTACAAATGGCGGGCATTGATCACCGTTGCCATGGGGACCATGATGGCCACCATGGATGCCAGTATCACCACCATCGCCTTCCCGGTGCTCGCCCGGGTATTTGAAAAAGACCTCGCCGTGGTCATGTGGGTTACCGTGGCATATATCCTTGTCAGCAGCAGCCTCATGCTCATCGTGGGGAAAATCAGCGATCTGATCGGACGCAAGCGGATCTATGCGGCCGGCATGATTATTTTCACCATCGGTCTGGGGGCCTGTTCCGCGGCCCAGAGCATCGAGCACCTGATCCTCTTCAGGGCGCTTCAGGCAGTCGGCGCAGCCATGTGCATATCCTGCGGCACGGCCATTGTCACCGAAGCCTTTCCGGTGACGGAAATCGGCAAGGGGCTCGGTCTCTTGAGCATGTCCGTTTCCATCGGCTTTATTCTGGGACCGATTCTCGGAGGGGTTCTTTTGAACTGGCTGGACTGGCGATCTATTTTCTATGTTCGGGTTCCAGCAGGAGCGGCTGTCGTCATCATGGCGGTGATGCTGCTGAAGAAAGACAGCATCCGTCTCGGCAAGGCCAAATTGGATCTGGCCGGCACCGTTTCCTCCTCCGCCGGTCTCTTCTGCCTTATCTTCGGAATCAGCCAGGTCAAGGAATACGGGCCGGCCGCGCCCAGGGTCCTCTTGTTCATGGGCGCCGCTCTCCTCATCCTGATGCTCTTCATCTGGATTGAACGTCGCGCAACCGACCCGATTGTAGACCTGTCTTTATTTAAGAACCGCGTCTTTCTGTTTGCCGCTGCAAGCCTTTTTCTCTTCTTTGTGGCGGCACCCGCATATGTTATGCTCATGCCCTTTTACCTGATGGAAGGGGTCGGTTTCACCGCCATGGAAACAGGGCTCCTGTTGACTGTTGTCTCCATGGTCACCATCGTCAGCAGCCCCCTCAGCGGCGCTCTGTCAGACCGCATCGGAAAGGTGTGGCTTTCGACATTCGGAGCTGCTGCAACAGCCACCGCCTTTTTCCTGATGTTGGGATTTGAACTGCAGACAGGGGTTTCGACCCTTATCCCGGTTCTGATTTTGCTGGGGATCGGAGTCGGGAGCTTTCAACCCCCCAACAACAGCGCCATTATGGGGGCGGTCACCAGGGAACGGCTCGGGTCTGCCTCGGCCCTGATCGCCACCCAGAGGCAGGTGGGAATCTCTCTGGGGATGGCCCTTGCCGGGGCGATTTTTTCTGAAAGACGCGTGATCCATATGACCAGGATCAGCCAGGAGGGGGCAGCACAGGCAGAGGCCCTGCGGCAATCCATCCCCCCTGCCTTCCATGACGCGCTCCTCGTCTCGGTATTCCTCGGGTCGGGGGCCATGATCCTTACCCTCCTCTCCATCAGAAGGAAAAGAAGGACCCAGCCACCCCCTGCATCCTAGACGTGAGAATATCGGACCCGCGTCACAGCGCTCGTTCCAGGTCCTCGAACACGTCTTCCATCCGGTAAAGGGCCTGGTCCAGTTCATTAAGACGTCTGGCCAGAAGATGTTCCCGCG is drawn from Deltaproteobacteria bacterium and contains these coding sequences:
- a CDS encoding cob(I)yrinic acid a,c-diamide adenosyltransferase, producing MSEVSAIYYTGERSGLIKGIGLGLIHIYYGQGVGKTTRAVGLAIRAAGVGLRVNFIQFMKSGDSSEILIFANIPNIRYQCPGRHPFILSKGPEPIHYQHAEEALRYAQEAIDDGTQVLICDEILNTLIFHLLKQEQVEDLIHRCKGKIELVMTGASAPRSLIELADYATEYKQIKHPYYEGARARRGIEY
- a CDS encoding MFS transporter; amino-acid sequence: MNKTTQNPMFRFLMVLTISSTIGLQAWITLFNNFAVEQVGLTGSQVGAIQSVREIPGFLTLLAVFVMLVIKEHRLSALSILFLGVGLGLTGLFPSYAGLMATTLIMSFGFHYYETTNQSLTLQYFDTGTSPWVFGKLRSIAAASNIGIGIFIYLVAAVFDFRQTYMIIGGIITAAALWAFSRNPTDQNIPPQHKKMIFRRRYWLFYFLTFMAGARRQIFMAFAVFLLVKKFHYTVREVTILFVINNFINYFLSPLIGKSIIRFGERKVLSLEYAALIFIFVAYAVVDSRWTVAALYILDHIFFNFAIAIRTYFQKVADPKDIAPSMAVGFTINHIAAVFLPAVGGMLWMVDYRIPFVAGAFFSLISLLAVQKI
- a CDS encoding molybdopterin molybdotransferase MoeA, which gives rise to MAHHYHAGETVDIGLKEALSITLGTVKQVPPVTLPVEEVCGRVAAEDLFAVVDSPSATASLRDGYAVISKDIEGATKSHPVRLEMAGTSTAGDVTDRVIQPGAALKVLTGARLPGGADAVIAVEYAREEGDHVVCFRDAPAGRNVLFQGADVAIGKRLAGKGEVLTPGLTGLLAAGGISHARVIQMPRVGLVATGDEVVAPGRVLEPGQLYASNLVTLHSWLRQFRAEAKTDVARDDPDMIREAFSAMLQWADVLLTSGGAWKSERDLTVRVLEEMGCRVMFHRIRMGPGKAVAFGMIREKAVFCLPGGPPSNEMAFLQIALPGILQMGGRPPSPFQIKQMRIAETVGGTVDWTQFLHAVLERRGNEWWAVPQRLRSRLQSQARAEALIRVPEGVGELKAGEMAEVQMLTFP
- a CDS encoding DHA2 family efflux MFS transporter permease subunit; this translates as MDTTPYKWRALITVAMGTMMATMDASITTIAFPVLARVFEKDLAVVMWVTVAYILVSSSLMLIVGKISDLIGRKRIYAAGMIIFTIGLGACSAAQSIEHLILFRALQAVGAAMCISCGTAIVTEAFPVTEIGKGLGLLSMSVSIGFILGPILGGVLLNWLDWRSIFYVRVPAGAAVVIMAVMLLKKDSIRLGKAKLDLAGTVSSSAGLFCLIFGISQVKEYGPAAPRVLLFMGAALLILMLFIWIERRATDPIVDLSLFKNRVFLFAAASLFLFFVAAPAYVMLMPFYLMEGVGFTAMETGLLLTVVSMVTIVSSPLSGALSDRIGKVWLSTFGAAATATAFFLMLGFELQTGVSTLIPVLILLGIGVGSFQPPNNSAIMGAVTRERLGSASALIATQRQVGISLGMALAGAIFSERRVIHMTRISQEGAAQAEALRQSIPPAFHDALLVSVFLGSGAMILTLLSIRRKRRTQPPPAS